From the genome of Seriola aureovittata isolate HTS-2021-v1 ecotype China chromosome 18, ASM2101889v1, whole genome shotgun sequence:
GTAAGTTgcaacacatttacaaaatagGTGCCCGAGGCTGGCAAATTTCAAAGTTACTACTTTTGCTACAGTTTATTTAAtcattgatttaaataaatgatgattcTCATGCCCACGCTGTACATAAGATCTCTGCAAATGGCTACCATATGTCTGCTGTATCAGCTTCAAGCACCTATAACAAATTATTTGTAACCCAGAAGGTGAATGGCCATGAGCCTGAATTGAAGTTCGAATgtacacaaaatacatttttagctTTTTGCATGCCATGAGAAACCATTATTACAGTGAACAATGAAAGACATCTTATGTAAACCATCAGAGCAAGATCAGATGAGGCCACAGCTGTTCAAATGCATTGCAAACAACTGCTTTTAAGTCTCAGGCCTTTAGATGGCACACTAGCACTTCCTGTCCTTTTGAATAATAGCAACTGTACTTTCAGCAACAATACAGCCGTAACTGGTGGTTCAGTCGTCGTGGTCACACCCTATTTCTAGCCTGAGACCACTGCAAGTACGTTATATCccataaaacatatatttttcagTCAGAAACACTTCAATCAAGCCAAATGCACTATATTTCTGAAACACTGAATATGTAACTCTTACCAAGGAAGTGAGCCTCAACTGTAGAGTTTTACTGATTTAGGTACAACATAGAGGAATATTGCTGTTCAAACATTAAGCctgaatccatttttaaaaagaatgtaAACAGATGGTCTTGGCATTGTTTTGACATCATGCATAATTTTGAAAGATACAACAAAGAATTAAGGGCCCAATAGATGATTAATGGAGCTATCTGAGATAACAGTGACCCATCTGTAGGCCCATTTGGGAGTGGTAATAATTTAATGAATGTAACACCATCCAAATGCATCCAGGAATTCAGCTTCTAGGTGACAAATGTGACTTAACACTAAGGATGCATCATGTAAAAGAAAGTactaaaacaagaaaacatttgctGCAAGaaggcacatacagtacatgttgaAGGATTGTTTTTGCTATATTGttgctgtaaatgttttaatccaaatcaaactgtaaaaatggTATCTTTTATCCAACCCCATAGTCGAGTGAGCCACAGACTTACACCCAAATCTGTCAAGTACTGTATTTCCGGAGTGAGCATCTTTTCACAAACTGTCCTGAATTTGGGAGCAATATCTTTCTTCATGTTGTAACCCAGGATGGAAGACTCTCCAACCGGCTGCCAGGGCAGAAAACGACTGTTCTGAATCTTTTGGGCTTCAACTGCATTTCCCCCCTCGATACAGATTGCTTTCATCTCTGCATTTCTTCTCCTCAGCTCATTGACCTCCTTTTTCATTCGTTCTCTGCCATACCTTTCTATTTTGGCCCAGAAGGTAGCATTGAAGTGCTGATACAGTCTCCAGTCAGCCCCGTTCCACTCTAAAGCTTTGGCTCTGAACTCAGGGGTCAGTCGAGATACAGATGAACTCTTGCGAGCATTTAGCTTAAAATATATTATGTCCTCCATGGTCCAACAGAGTGTGTCCTTAAGCAGGATTAGAGACTCCTCAAAATATTCTGCTATGAGCaccaaatcaaaatgttttgataaGTTATGAATGTCCCTCATGACACGAGGGTCATCAGCTTCAACGTTGTTATCAAAACCCAAGTCAAAAAAGAGCAGATTTCTAAGATAGAACGAGTTGTAAGCCTCAGCGCTGTAAAAGGTCTGAGGATTGTTTAGAAACTCTTCCAGTTTGTTATCTCCACTGATCCTCCACGTGAGAGGAACTGCTCTGTGATAATAATGGAAGGACGACTCAAACAGATCCACAGGGTCACGTAAGATGGTGATGTACATGGCATCCGGAGGCAGGAGCTTGGCGACTTCTCGGCGGTCAAAGCGCATGTGGTTACAAACAATATTGAAACAGTCTCCAGGCTTGTAGTCCTTCACCTGGGAGCACATGAAAGCCGATGGATAGAAGAAGTCATTGCGTCCATCAGGGAAGGCGAATTTAAGCTTGTGCTTTTCCCCAAATCGGAACAGGATGTTGAGTATAGTGCTACTAGCAGTTTTATGGGTCTTCATGAACATGATGTTGACTGCAGGGGAGCACTCTTCTGACTGGGATTTGGAGCGTTCAGAATGCGTGGTCACATTTTTCTTCGATAATACTGCCATGCTGAGAGGACACGTATCTTCCTGATAGCCCCTgttaatataatgatataataagtATATGGATAAATAAACTGACTAATCTCACCAAAATaatgcttttcttttaaatatttacctGATCTTCACTTGAGCTGGGTTCGTTAAACAGTACAGCACCAACATGATGTTGGTCAATAGAGCCCACAGAATCATCCCTCGTATTACAGGTGTGCACTTAGTTCCTTTGAGGCCAAACATGATTAAATCTCAAACAGGAGCCTGGAAGTGAAATAAGAGAGCATACATGAACTGAGAAAAACATTACTAATAAGGCTGTGAAGGTTTGATACACACCAGTCTGGATTTCACTTTGTAATTGTTGTGTTCGCATAGAACCAATTAGCAGCTATGCAAGGATCATAAACAGCCAAATGCCCTGCAGCAATTTATACACACAGGGCAACTAATTGGGGTATCCCTTACCTCACTTCATCCCTCTCTACAGCAGGGTAATTATTATGTACACACAAAAAGGCTTGACTTTAAATCATATGCAATCTATAGTATTTATCACTGCTGCAAATAAGCGGttaaagaagagaagaggttAAAAGAAGAGGAATAGCAGAATAAGAAAGGAAGATATTAAGTACAGATAATAAAGATAAGCAAAAAAACTGCTGAATCATTCTTTCTGTCAAATAGAGCCCTCATGTTTACACTTGAAACATGTTTATGGTTCTTAAATTTCTCACAACAAAAAGGAGTGATGGGACATTAAAGACCCAGTTTAGGTACAAGCTTCTTCTGACAGCACACTGTTCTCTTtaggaaaaaactaaatgagAATGGCTAAAGATCAAACCTGGTTTCCAGCTGTTGACACTGGACAGATGCTCATTTACACTTTATAAAAGAATCATTCCAAAGAAATTCAAATAGGTGGTTTGATACGAAAAGGTGTGTCCTTGTGCACACCTGCTCTGACCTCTTATCTTAAACACTGATAGTCGTATGTGTAGTCCCTTTGTTACATTTGAGAATACTAGTTATGTGTAAGTCTCATAGAGAAGTTGTAGCAGATAAtgaaagttttcatttcagttttattaaagCGTACACATTTGAAAGACGTCTTCGCTTGAAATAACAATTCTGTGCACCTATTATTCCCAATGATCAAAACAGCCAAAGTATGACTCAAGCAACAAATTAAAGAACAATACACCTGTGGAAGCAGCCCACAGTATGTGTGGAAGAAAAGAGGCTTCTTTACCTGCAGATGACAGCACTAGCGGTGTTGGGGATGAAGATTTTCTACAGGGTAAAAAGGAAACCCTCTATTGTTCAGCATGCTGCACACACTCTGAAGTCATATCTCATTGGCTTTGAAGAAGGAAACAAGGCAGATGTGAATGCTCCTCCCACAGGGTCTGAACTAGTTTGTAAAATAGGCCAGCACAGCTCTACATGACCATTCTAACACATTTGTAGTAGGACAAATCAGCTTTACAAACATGAAGTAGATCAAAGTTTACTTAAGTGTGTTGCAAATAGGCTGCTTTATGTTTTCAGAATTGGTTCTTCAGATGTGTTAAATTGAAGCCATTAGCCTATATTAGAATTTGTAGTAAGGTAATAGGTAATGTAGTTTGGCTATTATTATTCACATCACTAGACCATGATTAATTAAGTCccagtttatttatttccccTAAAATGCTGCTATATTTGCAGCATAATACCAACGCTTATTCACTTTGACGATATTTCCATAAACCTTATCGGCTTGCTTTTATTTGACTACATTTTACCATCATAAcccctgcagcagctcagacaatGCAAATGTGTTGGATGCACagataaaaatcattttctttttttctgctcagaGGACTTGTTGTTCCAGTCAAGCGACTTAGAGTTGTGAACAGTGTGGGGTTACATTTTGTTAAAGTTTATCTGATAATAAGAACAACTGAGGACTGGGATCATATCTATACTTTAATGTATAATGTGCACTCATAGCagtacaataaaacacattgtaaTGTACATATTAGGCCCcaataaagatgttttaataaagtGTATGCTGTATATAACAACAAGCTGGATAGATAGATTTCATTTGGAGGGTTCTGTGCTCTTGTGACTCACTCAGAAACATTGTAGTCACAGGAGAGAGCACAGCTCTACCCAGCTGTGCGCTGTGTTGTGGGGCTGGCGGGATGTTTTTCTTTAGTCTTTAGATACCTGGACGCAGGTGCCGCCTTAGCTGCTGCCAGCTTTGGCTGCAGCTGAATAAAATCTGATTCAGTAGGTCCCATCGATTTGGCACAGATAGCCCAGCGTCTGTGTGGCAAAGGCCAAAGTTGTTGAAGTCACTGACATCAGAATGCGTCAATTGGGACGATCAGATCTAGGTCACCACAAGATAAGAGCAGGGTTGCATCTACCAAATCTGCGGTTGCTTTAGTCAAGGCTGCCTACAGTGGCAGAAGTTGGAGTTTGGTAACTTTGAGGCAGCAACAGACTCTCTTCAAATATTATGTCAATCAATATGTAACCTTTGAGTTTCTAACTCCATAAATCCTCCCCAAATAACCAAGATACTTAACAGATGTTTGTATCTCAGTGTTGTTTAGGACTTCCACTTGCAATATTCAGTCTCAACAagaataaacacaacactgttttttaaatttacattaactgtattttattacattaattacatatattttacaATTGTACAACATGTGACATGTAATGATAAAGTAGTCACGaggaaaccaaacaaaaatTATGAGAAACATCAAATgcttcaattaaaacaaaatgtctaaTCAAAAACTTTTACTGTTACTATGTTAACAAGACattaaaaactgatttgatttcattcatttctatttgTTAAAACAGGAGCTCAAACCACTCAGAGAGGTTATTTTAATATCAACCCCAGACCAATAAAAGCAGCTTGTTTATGTACCATTGTAAATTAAAACTGATTGTTAATATTGTTGGTTGTGTTAGAATTATGACAGAGACTGGAACAAAAATGATATGACGGTTGTCAAACCGTATTGTATTGTGATGCTGTCACTCATTTGAGTTTTATGGGgctggtgtttttttcctttttatatcaatatttcatgtatacattaatatatactgtaaaatgtaagCATCAGAAATGCTGTGATAATCAGCTGCAGTGCAGGCCAACTTGATTTAGGACTATTAACTTTTGTCATGTCTCCAAAAACACCctgtatatttaattttttcattcaATCAAAAACAAGCTTTCAGACAGTCACTCTGGGCAAAACAGCTCTCAAAAGACTGATGCGCTATGGGCGGCAGCGAAACCAGAGATACTGACACAGCCAGTCCAGAAATCTTCACTACAATATCAAACTGAATCGGCAGGCAGTTTCTCCTCCCATGCGGCTTATGCAACAGTGCAGGTGTTCTGAAAGTGGTTGGGTGCAGACTTCCATGAAAAATCACAGCAGTAACCATGGCATGTTTTTGGAACATTTTGGAGCAGAGCCCCTAAGTCTTTGATGAGCAGAAGATGTTCTTGTcttcaaagaaaaactgaagtcACAAACATCCCTTTGCTAAAATCAGTACGTTGCACAATAATTGAACAAATGACTTGTTAAAGTTGATCAGCAATAAACAtactaaaatattttacaatcCCGTTGGAGGAGTGtgcagtaacaacaacaaaaacaagttgtACTGTAGCTGACTGCTTCCAGTTAATCttgtgaaaacaataataagGCACTTTTGAGTGACAGCTAAATACTTGCACTgaacaaaacatacaaagaggttgtttcatcattttacaaAAGCACATCACAGCTATTATATACAAGTAAGCCACCTTTGGTAACTGGACAAACTGTTTTAGCAGAATTGATTCTGGGGATTACCATGACCAGTTTTATGTTAAATAAACTGATCCTGAGACAAATACCAAACATCACTTCTTAATGGAGCAGCACATGTATCACTACATGTATTATCATGGCAGTGTTTTAAACATTCTGTTATTATTCATACTgctaaaaggaaaagaaaaatcccatATCGCAACCAACTTTAAAATACCTGTCAGTGAAACTTTCTTTGATACTGAGCAGCATAAAAAGCAAAGGAAGGACATTAATCTCCCTCCTCTAGCAGCGGTTAGCAGGTACTGGTACAGTGAAGATGGTGGAATGCTTACAGAAGTACTCCAGTTAGTATGTCGTGGTCCTGCCATTCAGTAGACAGGCGTGTAGAAAATCTGACCACCCAGCACCCTGCGCTTCAGCTCCTTCCACAGCAGGCTGCGCTCTCTCTGGGACCCCTTCATGAAGCCACGGTTCTCTTGAGCACGACGAGACAGATAGGGAATGACCTCGTTGACTGGCCCATATGGAACATACTTGTAGACTGGGAAACCTGCTTGACCTGTTTTTAACACAGGGCAAAGGAATTCGTTTTGAAAGATCACCCAGTATCTccaccatgtgtgtgtttcatgttatGACATGTCTGCAATGTATATCAACAGCATTCACATATGGATGTAGAAGAGAGATAGTCAGAACAGTTACGAGGCACATTAAATTTTCTTAATAAACTCAAAGTTAACAAGGTAGATATTCAACTGTGCTGATGGGAAAAATTGTGCAGTAGATTaaagcattttctttcttttttttttaattcaaaaaggAATTCATGATGAATACATATTGGATTAAGATAACACTGATATGTCCAAATGGGATGTTGATATTGGATATCAATTGATATGACAAGATCAAACCAGCCTTTATGTCTCATTAGTTTAAGAGATTGTGTCTCAGTCATCAGTGTCTGTCTCTTATTTGCAGGATTATATCCAGGAAGCTAACTAGTTTCACCTTAAAGAAAAACACGGGATTCTATCTATTGCTTTATGCTGTATCTACATGCAGTATACCATGTACAGTGCTACATCTGCTAACTGTCCAACAATATCAGGTGGTGACATGTTCATGTTTAGACCCATAGCGAGCGTCCCTCAAGTTAAGGACATTAAGAAATTGGAGTTGTTTGTTCCCAGGATATCTATAGATTGGATGGATCCTTTCTGAGGTCAGTGGCCGCCTGAGTATTGGAAAACGTACGTCTGCACAAACT
Proteins encoded in this window:
- the gal3st1b gene encoding galactosylceramide sulfotransferase; amino-acid sequence: MFGLKGTKCTPVIRGMILWALLTNIMLVLYCLTNPAQVKIRGYQEDTCPLSMAVLSKKNVTTHSERSKSQSEECSPAVNIMFMKTHKTASSTILNILFRFGEKHKLKFAFPDGRNDFFYPSAFMCSQVKDYKPGDCFNIVCNHMRFDRREVAKLLPPDAMYITILRDPVDLFESSFHYYHRAVPLTWRISGDNKLEEFLNNPQTFYSAEAYNSFYLRNLLFFDLGFDNNVEADDPRVMRDIHNLSKHFDLVLIAEYFEESLILLKDTLCWTMEDIIYFKLNARKSSSVSRLTPEFRAKALEWNGADWRLYQHFNATFWAKIERYGRERMKKEVNELRRRNAEMKAICIEGGNAVEAQKIQNSRFLPWQPVGESSILGYNMKKDIAPKFRTVCEKMLTPEIQYLTDLGVSLWLTRLWGWIKDTIFTV